In Spirochaetota bacterium, a single window of DNA contains:
- the fliJ gene encoding flagellar export protein FliJ, with protein MKKFEFRLQTLLDLRISKEHAIKAELARLIAKQNAEIALQEDYKRRVTEYYTRLSANMRRGTFSYSEALMCERFAYNAEKAIALSQKRVEQMQPEIEKVRQRLIQASKERKVVERLKEKKYEEYMYQYNREMAKELDDLNQRMYNNV; from the coding sequence ATGAAGAAGTTTGAATTCAGATTACAGACCTTACTTGATTTACGGATTTCAAAAGAACATGCAATTAAAGCTGAATTAGCACGGTTGATTGCAAAGCAGAATGCAGAAATAGCTTTGCAGGAGGATTATAAACGAAGAGTTACAGAATACTATACCAGGCTTTCGGCTAATATGCGCCGGGGTACATTTTCTTATTCAGAAGCGCTTATGTGTGAACGGTTTGCCTATAATGCAGAAAAAGCTATTGCTTTATCACAAAAGCGAGTTGAACAAATGCAGCCTGAAATTGAAAAGGTGCGTCAGCGTTTAATACAGGCATCAAAAGAAAGAAAAGTTGTGGAACGTTTAAAGGAAAAGAAATATGAAGAATATATGTATCAATATAACAGAGAAATGGCAAAGGAATTAGATGATCTGAATCAAAGAATGTATAATAATGTGTGA
- the yihA gene encoding ribosome biogenesis GTP-binding protein YihA/YsxC — MKINTIRFVTSSRIPSQYPKYTYPEFAFIGRSNVGKSSLINTILGRKNIAKTGSKPGVTQTLNFFCINEKISFADCPGFGYAKVSHDKRLEFIEMIHTYISSRPNLKLVFLLIDIRREPDESEHAIITKALNNNINVMILATKCDKVSKNEINSGILRICSSLNINKEYVVPSSAKTGLGKNIILAMIQDYCK; from the coding sequence ATGAAAATTAATACCATACGTTTTGTTACAAGTTCCCGTATTCCATCACAATATCCAAAATATACTTACCCGGAATTTGCTTTCATTGGTAGATCTAACGTTGGCAAGTCTTCCCTTATTAATACTATTTTGGGTAGGAAAAATATTGCTAAAACAGGGAGTAAACCCGGAGTGACGCAAACACTTAATTTTTTTTGCATTAATGAAAAAATAAGCTTTGCCGACTGCCCTGGATTTGGTTATGCAAAAGTTTCTCATGATAAGCGGCTGGAATTTATAGAAATGATTCATACCTATATTAGTTCACGTCCTAACCTTAAGCTTGTGTTTCTCCTTATAGATATAAGGCGTGAACCGGATGAAAGCGAACATGCTATAATTACAAAAGCTTTAAACAATAATATTAATGTAATGATTCTTGCCACTAAATGTGATAAAGTTTCAAAAAATGAAATAAATAGTGGAATCTTGAGAATTTGCTCTAGCCTTAACATCAATAAAGAATACGTAGTTCCATCATCTGCTAAAACTGGATTGGGTAAAAATATAATTTTAGCAATGATACAGGATTATTGTAAATAA
- the fliG gene encoding flagellar motor switch protein FliG, translated as MLQQKKSQLSGRQKAAIFLVSLGSDVSSEIFKHLREDEIEQLTFEIARLDKVEPEDRDKVLMEFQELMMAQEFIATGGIDYAREVLERALGTQKAIDIVNRLTSSLQVRPFDFIRRTDPSHLLNFIQGEHPQTIALILAYLDPQKAAQILSGLNHQIQADVARRIATMDRTSPDVLREVERVLERKLSTLASEDYTSAGGIDAIVEVLTHVDRGTEKIIIEALEEEDPELAEEIKKRMFVFEDIVLLDDRAIQKVLREVDTQDLAKALKGVDAEVQEKIFRNMSKRASALLREDMDFMGPIRLRDVEEAQQKIVNIIRKLEEAGDIVVARAGEEELVV; from the coding sequence ATGTTACAACAAAAGAAATCTCAGTTGTCGGGCAGGCAAAAGGCTGCTATATTCCTGGTATCGTTAGGATCAGATGTATCATCAGAGATTTTTAAACACCTGAGAGAAGATGAAATAGAGCAGCTGACGTTTGAGATTGCCCGTTTAGATAAAGTTGAACCTGAGGACCGGGACAAGGTTTTAATGGAATTCCAGGAGCTTATGATGGCCCAGGAATTCATTGCCACCGGTGGTATTGATTATGCACGTGAAGTGCTTGAAAGAGCGCTGGGTACTCAGAAAGCTATTGATATAGTAAATCGTTTAACGTCTTCTTTGCAAGTAAGACCATTTGATTTTATACGACGTACAGACCCTAGTCACCTATTAAACTTTATTCAGGGTGAACATCCTCAGACAATAGCGTTAATTTTGGCATATTTAGATCCTCAAAAAGCTGCACAGATATTGTCAGGATTAAATCATCAGATCCAGGCTGATGTGGCACGCCGTATAGCAACTATGGACCGTACTTCGCCTGATGTTTTACGTGAAGTTGAGCGTGTTCTTGAACGAAAACTTTCAACATTAGCCAGTGAAGATTATACGTCGGCAGGTGGTATTGATGCTATTGTTGAAGTGTTGACTCATGTTGACCGTGGTACTGAGAAGATAATTATTGAAGCACTTGAAGAGGAAGATCCGGAACTTGCTGAAGAAATAAAGAAACGAATGTTTGTATTTGAAGATATTGTATTGCTTGATGATAGAGCTATTCAGAAAGTGCTGCGTGAAGTTGATACACAGGATTTAGCCAAAGCGCTTAAAGGTGTCGATGCCGAAGTTCAAGAAAAAATATTCAGGAACATGTCAAAACGTGCATCTGCACTGCTACGTGAAGATATGGATTTTATGGGGCCAATAAGGCTCAGAGACGTTGAAGAAGCTCAGCAGAAAATTGTTAATATAATACGAAAACTTGAAGAAGCTGGCGATATAGTTGTAGCACGTGCCGGCGAGGAGGAACTCGTTGTCTAA
- a CDS encoding FliI/YscN family ATPase encodes MIQILPHEKVDIFSKYKDVLEEVDTLRATGRVEKITGLTIESHGPDVQYGELCRIRLKSGNYLYAEVVGFNKNKIILMPIGDMKGVVPGADVYAVGSQLFVPVGDALIGRVIDGLGNPIDGKGKLFLKERYPVDNKPLTPLEREIIDSPLPTGIRAIDGLITVGKGQRIGIFSGSGVGKSTLISMIARNTAADISVIALIGERGREAKDFVEKELQNEGLKRSVVIISTSDQPPMVRLRAGFLAHSVAEYFRDKGLHVNLLMDSITRFAMAQREVGLAAGQPAATRGYPPSVFSLLPQLLERAGNKKGAGSITGFYSILVEADDMNEPIADAVRGILDGHVVLDRKLAHKNHYPAIDVLGSISRCMNDVIDEEHKRAANTFRKLLAAYREAEDLIMLGAYARGSDPDVDKAIDMKPAMDAFLQQGIYEKDTYENIKTRLSELVLGTKAKPAKRQEFVDRTPYFAQRPGR; translated from the coding sequence ATGATACAGATTCTACCACATGAAAAAGTTGATATATTTTCAAAGTATAAGGATGTGCTTGAAGAAGTTGATACATTGCGAGCAACAGGACGGGTTGAAAAAATTACCGGTTTAACAATTGAATCTCATGGTCCGGATGTGCAGTATGGAGAATTATGTCGCATTAGATTAAAATCCGGAAATTACCTATATGCTGAAGTTGTGGGTTTTAATAAAAATAAGATAATCCTTATGCCAATTGGCGATATGAAAGGAGTTGTGCCGGGTGCAGATGTTTATGCAGTTGGGTCGCAGCTTTTTGTACCGGTAGGCGATGCTCTTATTGGAAGGGTCATTGATGGGTTGGGTAATCCCATTGATGGGAAAGGCAAGCTATTTTTAAAAGAAAGATATCCTGTTGACAATAAACCGTTAACTCCGCTTGAAAGGGAAATAATTGATTCCCCATTGCCTACAGGGATAAGAGCAATAGATGGGCTCATAACAGTAGGTAAAGGGCAACGTATAGGTATATTTTCTGGTTCAGGTGTTGGCAAATCTACATTAATTTCCATGATTGCACGGAATACGGCTGCTGATATAAGTGTTATTGCATTGATTGGTGAACGTGGAAGGGAAGCAAAAGATTTTGTAGAAAAAGAATTGCAGAATGAAGGATTAAAGCGTTCGGTAGTTATCATTTCTACATCTGACCAGCCACCAATGGTTCGTTTAAGAGCTGGTTTTCTTGCACATTCTGTTGCTGAATATTTCAGGGATAAAGGGTTGCATGTTAATTTACTTATGGATTCTATTACACGTTTTGCAATGGCGCAGCGAGAAGTAGGACTTGCTGCAGGTCAGCCCGCCGCAACCCGTGGATATCCACCGTCAGTATTTTCACTATTACCGCAATTGCTTGAAAGAGCAGGAAATAAAAAAGGTGCAGGAAGCATCACAGGTTTTTATTCAATACTTGTTGAAGCAGATGACATGAATGAACCTATAGCCGATGCTGTCAGAGGTATACTTGATGGCCATGTGGTGCTTGACAGAAAACTTGCACATAAAAACCATTATCCTGCTATTGATGTCCTTGGCTCAATTTCCCGTTGCATGAATGATGTGATCGATGAAGAACATAAAAGAGCAGCAAATACATTCCGCAAGCTTTTAGCTGCATACCGTGAAGCAGAAGACCTTATAATGCTGGGTGCCTATGCACGAGGTTCAGACCCTGATGTAGATAAAGCAATTGATATGAAACCAGCAATGGATGCATTTTTGCAGCAGGGAATTTATGAAAAAGATACATATGAAAATATCAAAACTCGCCTGTCTGAGTTAGTGCTTGGAACTAAAGCTAAGCCAGCAAAAAGACAGGAGTTTGTTGATCGTACACCATATTTTGCACAAAGACCTGGGAGATAG
- the fliH gene encoding flagellar assembly protein FliH, with protein MSKLVFKPTEIQVISAPKQIELPEKYQKNVLTDEEYAEFEVDEEGNPVEVYQGPSIEEMEAELERYRRETEEEVRRILDEAKAKAAQIEEEGKKAAFLELQQAREQIKIEMERFKIESEREIERGKFEAEKMIKEAELKVSEIEHEAYKRGYDAGREEGYKEGQAEVMRLIDRLGTIVSTAVDIRDDIIRSSEKLMTEMILMIARKVIKDEIVERREVVINNIKEALQRVKDRDRIDIRVNFADLDMTTAHKDELIKMMESLKKVNIYEDSRVERGGCIIETDVGAIDARISTQLEAIEEAIRNARPI; from the coding sequence TTGTCTAAGCTTGTTTTTAAACCTACTGAAATTCAGGTTATATCTGCACCAAAACAAATTGAGTTACCTGAAAAATACCAGAAAAATGTATTAACAGATGAGGAATATGCTGAATTTGAGGTAGATGAGGAAGGTAATCCTGTTGAGGTGTATCAGGGTCCATCTATAGAAGAGATGGAAGCTGAATTAGAGCGTTATCGGCGTGAAACAGAGGAAGAAGTACGACGGATCCTGGATGAAGCTAAAGCTAAGGCAGCACAGATAGAGGAGGAAGGGAAAAAGGCGGCATTTCTAGAATTACAGCAGGCACGTGAACAGATAAAGATTGAGATGGAGCGCTTTAAAATAGAATCCGAGAGGGAGATTGAGCGCGGTAAATTTGAAGCAGAGAAAATGATAAAAGAAGCTGAATTGAAAGTTTCGGAAATTGAACATGAAGCATACAAACGTGGTTATGATGCAGGACGCGAAGAAGGATACAAAGAAGGGCAGGCTGAAGTAATGCGTCTTATTGATAGATTGGGAACCATCGTATCAACAGCAGTAGATATCCGTGATGATATAATCAGGTCATCTGAAAAGCTTATGACAGAAATGATATTGATGATTGCACGCAAAGTAATAAAGGATGAGATAGTTGAACGTCGTGAAGTAGTTATTAACAATATTAAAGAAGCATTACAGCGTGTTAAAGATAGAGACCGTATTGATATCAGAGTCAATTTTGCTGACCTGGATATGACCACAGCCCATAAAGATGAACTCATAAAGATGATGGAGTCACTGAAGAAAGTCAATATTTATGAAGATTCAAGAGTTGAGCGAGGTGGTTGTATCATTGAGACAGATGTGGGTGCTATTGATGCTCGTATTTCAACACAGCTTGAGGCTATAGAAGAAGCTATTCGTAATGCACGTCCAATATGA
- the rimI gene encoding ribosomal protein S18-alanine N-acetyltransferase, with protein sequence MYSSNIVIRSAHYRDLEDIASLDMYIFGENAWPKESFSRELALHFSRLLVAQINSEFAGFALAWYIADEIQLLRIAVKPQYQRNKIGSLLIQHIIDLANNQNKIVLEVADTNTSAIKFYTTLGFYTVGFRKNYYRFDNAILMEKIIHHEN encoded by the coding sequence ATGTACAGCAGTAACATTGTTATTCGATCTGCTCACTATAGAGATCTTGAAGATATTGCATCATTGGATATGTATATTTTTGGGGAAAATGCCTGGCCAAAAGAAAGCTTTTCACGTGAATTAGCTTTGCATTTTTCACGATTGCTGGTTGCTCAAATCAATTCAGAATTTGCTGGGTTTGCTCTTGCATGGTATATTGCTGATGAAATCCAATTATTACGTATTGCAGTTAAGCCACAGTATCAACGAAATAAAATTGGCTCTTTACTTATTCAGCATATAATCGATCTTGCAAATAATCAAAATAAGATTGTGCTTGAAGTTGCTGATACTAATACCAGTGCTATAAAATTTTATACAACGTTAGGATTTTACACTGTTGGATTCAGAAAAAATTATTACCGTTTTGATAATGCTATTTTGATGGAAAAGATTATACATCATGAAAATTAA
- a CDS encoding enoyl-CoA hydratase-related protein produces MGDSTQKKCHYSVENGIALLTIDNPPMNALNHVVLNDMREAIGQLIGNDSVRVVIVTGEGKAFVAGADINEIKEQNTKDDGANFLKNGQDVLNIIENADKPFIAAINGYCLGGGLELALACHIRLADESAQLGLPEIKLGIIPGYGGTQRSTRLFGKGAAYELILSGNFISGKQAEVYRIVNRATEKGKVVDEAKELAKAIAARSRLAIKAAMQAIAKGSTMEFYTALTFERELFGQLCETEDKKEGISAFLEKREPKFKDK; encoded by the coding sequence ATGGGAGACTCTACACAAAAAAAATGTCATTATTCTGTTGAAAATGGAATTGCGCTACTAACTATTGATAATCCACCAATGAATGCCTTGAATCATGTTGTGCTAAACGACATGAGGGAAGCAATTGGACAACTCATTGGAAATGATTCAGTAAGAGTTGTTATTGTTACTGGTGAAGGCAAAGCGTTTGTTGCGGGTGCGGATATTAATGAAATTAAAGAACAGAATACTAAAGATGATGGCGCAAACTTTCTTAAAAACGGGCAGGATGTGCTGAATATCATTGAAAATGCCGACAAACCGTTTATTGCTGCTATTAATGGCTACTGCTTAGGTGGTGGACTGGAACTGGCACTGGCCTGCCATATACGGTTAGCTGATGAATCGGCACAATTGGGTTTACCTGAAATTAAATTAGGCATTATTCCGGGGTATGGTGGAACGCAACGCAGTACACGTCTATTTGGCAAAGGTGCTGCCTACGAACTTATTTTATCAGGAAATTTTATAAGCGGCAAACAGGCTGAAGTTTATAGAATTGTTAATCGTGCTACTGAAAAAGGCAAAGTTGTTGACGAAGCAAAAGAATTAGCTAAGGCAATTGCAGCCAGAAGCAGGCTGGCAATAAAAGCTGCTATGCAGGCAATAGCTAAAGGTTCAACAATGGAGTTTTATACAGCGCTTACATTTGAACGCGAACTGTTTGGGCAATTATGCGAAACTGAAGATAAAAAGGAAGGCATATCTGCATTTCTTGAAAAGCGCGAGCCAAAATTCAAAGATAAGTAA
- a CDS encoding 2-dehydropantoate 2-reductase — protein MNTQPIIGIVGAGAMGSLFAFFLHKYTILLYDSNPDTVTAIKQGLSVEINSAQQTFYPIISNDPAILASADIIFLFIKSFATEDAIRSIQPYLKPDAIVVTLQNGIGNVEIISSMINNPLVYGTTTIGATKLSPSSVRFGGTGSIIIGGDSYGHCSTVHSLLQQANLTVTIAHDPKKAIWEKAIINAAINPLGALLEVPNGRLIENNNTLNIMVGIIQEACLVAQAYGISINSDYMIETTVTVCKNTQNNFCSMLQDILAKRKTEIDYINGSIISIAKQCSIDTPYNTTVYKLIKYKESQLL, from the coding sequence ATGAATACTCAACCCATCATTGGAATAGTTGGCGCAGGTGCAATGGGATCCCTGTTTGCATTTTTTCTGCACAAGTATACCATACTATTGTACGATAGTAATCCTGATACAGTTACTGCAATAAAGCAAGGATTGTCCGTAGAAATAAATTCTGCACAGCAAACTTTTTATCCCATCATAAGCAATGATCCTGCAATTCTTGCTTCAGCCGATATCATCTTTTTGTTCATCAAAAGTTTTGCCACCGAGGATGCAATTCGTAGCATTCAACCTTACCTTAAGCCCGATGCAATCGTTGTGACACTGCAAAATGGCATTGGCAATGTAGAGATAATTTCGTCTATGATAAACAACCCGTTAGTCTACGGGACCACCACAATTGGCGCCACAAAGCTTTCACCTTCCAGCGTACGTTTTGGAGGAACAGGCTCTATCATCATTGGCGGCGATAGTTATGGCCATTGTTCCACTGTGCATTCCTTGCTACAACAAGCCAACTTGACAGTAACTATCGCCCATGACCCCAAAAAAGCTATATGGGAAAAAGCTATCATCAATGCAGCAATAAATCCTTTGGGAGCGTTGCTGGAGGTGCCCAATGGCAGGCTTATAGAAAACAATAATACATTGAATATAATGGTAGGCATCATTCAGGAAGCATGCCTGGTGGCACAGGCTTATGGTATTTCTATAAATAGTGACTATATGATTGAAACAACAGTGACAGTATGCAAAAATACGCAGAATAATTTTTGCTCAATGCTGCAGGATATACTGGCCAAACGAAAAACTGAAATAGATTATATAAACGGTTCTATTATTTCCATTGCTAAACAATGTAGCATTGATACACCATATAATACCACAGTGTATAAACTTATTAAATATAAAGAATCACAATTACTGTAA